A genomic region of Aureimonas populi contains the following coding sequences:
- a CDS encoding quaternary amine ABC transporter ATP-binding protein, giving the protein MERIRVTDVVKLFGDEEKQALELLRAGEGKDEILSRTGAVLGLDRVSFGVEEGEILVVMGLSGSGKSTMLRCLNRLVEPTAGSILVDGVEVTSLSGRQLLEFRRAKFGMVFQHFALFPNRTIARNVEYGLEVQGMKPALRREKAMEAIELVGLKGWHDKYPSQLSGGMQQRAGLARALAVDADILLMDEAFSALDPLIRRDMQDELVALQERMKKTIVFVSHDLDEAIHLGGRIVLMKDGAIVQAGYPEEILLRPRGEYVRRFVEHIDVSSVITLARLADRSAPSLFRELTGSQALAEFERTGADQLVVTCERNMPVGQLSRDALTQGTAGASVASLMQPSLPVAAGKDVLKAALPKLVQRTQGVAVVDGEGRYLGVVTQGAALAALASREGTHPHDGLAPAGASPLEGRAA; this is encoded by the coding sequence ATGGAACGCATTCGCGTGACCGATGTCGTCAAGCTCTTTGGCGACGAAGAGAAACAGGCCCTCGAGCTTCTGCGCGCGGGGGAGGGCAAGGACGAGATCCTTTCGCGCACCGGCGCGGTGCTCGGCCTCGACCGGGTCTCCTTCGGCGTGGAGGAAGGCGAGATCCTGGTGGTGATGGGTCTTTCGGGCTCAGGCAAGTCCACCATGCTGCGCTGCCTCAACCGGCTCGTGGAGCCGACGGCCGGCTCCATCCTGGTGGACGGGGTGGAGGTGACGAGCCTTTCGGGCCGGCAGCTCCTCGAGTTCCGCCGCGCCAAGTTCGGCATGGTCTTCCAGCACTTCGCCCTGTTTCCCAACCGCACCATCGCGCGGAACGTGGAATACGGGCTGGAGGTGCAGGGCATGAAGCCCGCCTTGCGCCGCGAGAAGGCGATGGAGGCCATCGAGCTCGTCGGCCTGAAGGGTTGGCACGACAAATATCCGAGCCAGCTCTCGGGCGGCATGCAGCAGCGGGCGGGGCTGGCCCGCGCCCTGGCGGTGGACGCCGACATCCTGTTGATGGACGAGGCCTTCTCCGCGCTCGACCCGCTCATCCGCCGCGACATGCAGGACGAGCTGGTGGCGCTTCAGGAGCGGATGAAGAAGACCATCGTCTTCGTCTCCCACGATCTCGACGAGGCCATCCACCTCGGGGGGCGCATCGTCCTGATGAAGGACGGCGCCATCGTGCAGGCGGGCTACCCGGAGGAGATCCTCCTGAGGCCGCGGGGCGAATATGTGCGCCGCTTCGTGGAGCATATCGACGTCTCCTCCGTCATCACGCTGGCGCGCCTGGCGGACCGCTCGGCCCCCTCGCTCTTCCGCGAGCTGACCGGCTCGCAGGCGCTCGCCGAGTTCGAGCGCACGGGCGCCGACCAGCTCGTCGTGACCTGCGAGAGGAACATGCCCGTCGGCCAGCTCTCCCGAGATGCGCTGACGCAGGGCACGGCCGGCGCGAGCGTGGCCTCGCTGATGCAGCCCTCATTGCCGGTCGCCGCCGGCAAGGATGTTTTGAAGGCGGCGCTGCCCAAGCTGGTGCAGCGCACGCAAGGGGTGGCCGTGGTGGATGGCGAGGGGCGCTATCTGGGCGTCGTCACGCAAGGGGCGGCGCTGGCCGCCCTCGCCTCGCGCGAGGGCACGCACCCCCATGACGGCCTCGCGCCCGCCGGCGCATCGCCGCTCGAGGGGAGGGCCGCCTGA